GTGCGACAAATAATGGGTTACAGCTCAAGTGGCTAGAGTACATACTGCTGTCCTAGCCTATAaagcagggcagcgtggcctcgTGGGTAGAGCCCTTGGGGCTGGCCTGGCCCGCAGGGCTGTGTGGCTTCGCAGCTGGAGCCCTTGAGTAGTGCCTGCACCCTGAGGTAGGTATGGGGCAGGGTAGGGGGATCCTGGCCCACCCTTCTCCaccaggtcctgacccagggccctgtgaaaCCAGGAGTCTGCATTTCAGCTCAGTTTCCTATTTTAACAGTTGTGTTCCCATGGTTGCTTCCTACTCTGGGGGTGTCAGCCTTCCGATTCACTCTCATCCTCTAGGGTCTAGTGGTTCCGCCGTTGATCCCAACAGCTTGGCCTCCATGATCTgtagcccctgcagctccctggcaggagcctgcagtgtgCGTCCActctcctcctcagccagcctAGACTGAGCTAGACCACTCCCTTTTATATCCTGTCTCCTGattgagcatgcccagcagaggtaAGTGGGCGTGGCCTCTTTGGCCCACAGTGTGCAGTTAACCCGAGCGGGGTCAGTGCGGGGTAGGTACACCCTGCCACACACCCTATCCCTCAAGCAAGGACCCAGCAAGGGTCCTTCTCCTTcatcctcccctcccattcaGGAAAAGCAGTCTGCATTAGCATGAGCTCTACCTATATGGTGTAGTACACTGAACTTGTAGTGCTGGAGGGAGAGGTTGATCACCACATAATCTGGATATTCGAGTCCTTCATGGTGTTGATCCAATGGAAAGGTGCATGGTCTGTGATGAGGCGGAAGGGGCCCCCTACTAGGTAATACCTTAGGGCCTCAATCGCCCACTTCACTGCTAAGCCCTCTTTCTCAATGGTGGCATATTTAGTCTCCCTGGGGAACAGCTTCCGGCTCAGGTAGAGCATGGGGCGTTCCTCCCCATCCAGCTCCTGTGACAATAaggccccaaaccccacttctgAGGCGTCCATCTGTAGAATGAATGGCTTTGAAAAATCTGGATGAAATAGATACACCCCGTCACAATGTGAAAGATAAGAACCCTGTGATGAACTGTACAAATTCAGTTGAGCACATACACCAGGGACGGGCAACCTTTTTGGCCTGACGGCcgcatcgggtttctgaaattgtatggagggctggttaggggaggctgtacctccccaaacagccaggtgtggcccggccctcgtcccctatccgaccccccacccccacccgcttcTCAcctcctgacggccccccccccgggactcctgccccatccaacacccctgttccctgatggcccccccagggacccctgccccatccacccccctgctctctgtcccctgcccgcccccacGCCCCGCCCcaaccaaccccccctctccttcctgactgcccgaCCAGgtccactgccccatccaaccaccccttctccctgactgcccccagacctcctgcccctaactgccccccatcCCTAACTGCTCCCTTccaccctatccaacccctcctctccttcctgactgccccctcaggacccctgctcccattcaacccccttgttccccgccctctgaccgccctgacccctatccccacctccgccccctgaccaccaccccgaactcccctgccctctatccaatctcccctgctccctgccccctaacCACGGTGCATGGAGCACCGATGGCTggcggcgcagctgcaccaggacaggcagtcgcgccgcacagcacagagcaccgggtcaggccctgGCTTTGCAGCTGCGCTACCCCAGGAGCTCGCTgctctgctgcccagagcattgcgccggcggcgcagtgagctgaggctgaggggggagagggaacagcaggggagggcctGGGGacgagcctcccaggccaggagctcagggaccgGACAGGACGgtccacaggccgtagtttgcccacctctggcataCACCATCGCtctggggttttaaaaaaaacttagatCCTGTGTACTGTATTTGCAATTATCTCACACATCCTCTCCTGACATATCACATACTACTTTGATCCAGTGTTGACAGTACTTCTAGAGCTTTGATTTAACTTCATTGTATTTTAGTCTTTGCTAGACTGTCTTGCCTGTTTACATTTTACTGTATTTATACTGTGTATTAGTGGTTTAcgtttttatgttttttatttttatttttccagtaGCACCCACAGTGTGCTAGGCTCCATACAAACACAAAAGAACATAGAAGTTTTAAATATGGTACTGGTTTTACAATATATAGAGTGTATTTCCCTGATCAGGATCAACCTATTTTTCTGCCAAAAAGTGTTTAATTTTGTAATGATTGTATTAGTTTTTCATACTTTCATCCTTAATTAATTATGTGGTGATGTTATATTATTAGTCCCTTTAACTGAATCAGCAACAGGTTGGTGCAAGTCTTAGATTTTACTCTATTTTACCAGCAAATTAGAAACTGTAACATATTTGGCATaatgctgttttttgtttgtaacTTAGTTATTGTAAGTATTGGCAGTATTGCATTATATAGATGGATACTTCATATAACTTTACTTTGACTGATATTCCTATTTCTGGTTTGTGTCTCTGATTTTATACTATGGTGGTACCACTTCAGCTTGTCTCTCTTTGACTGTTTGTTTACTTAGTTTCATTTTACTGCTACTGTTATAGGACATATGTGATGTGAGCTGAATCTTGTTGAGCAACTGGCTCCATCGAGTAATACTTATGTTTGCGGGCAACCTGTTACAAACCCTTTACATTTTTAGAAAATTAGTTATCTGCAATTTATACTAATAAGCTTTCTTAATGCATTGATTTACAGTTCAGTATTAAAATAGTGTCTAAACTTTTTCTGAAAAATAGTAACTCCTCTTATGTTTTATCATCTTTGTGTGAACAGAGACTCTGATACCCAATCCCAACTGCCATTACCTTGAATGGGAAGATAGTTTGTGTTCCCCTGCAGAGCGATGAGTAGAAGTTGTTAATGATAATAAATTGTCTGAAATTGCAAACCAGACATTTGTTCAATATTTTTCCATAGCagttttattactttttaaaaaaggatggtTTTGGGGACAACCTAGAGAATACTTTTTTAATGTGTCTGTAAAAAATAGCAGATTTTGCTTTTTACGCTGTCAAATTAGCAGGTTATTTTAATAATGAAGTTATATGAAGACAGCTGGAATTATACCAGAATTCCTGCCAGTTGTGATATTGGGAGCACTAAACATATATGCAGCTTACTGTTACATTATACATTAAGTCCCATTTCATTATTAGGTAGCATACCATTCAACTTTGAATTTTAAGTTTCTGTGCCTTCTTATGGCTAATGTTtttagtgggattttttttttaattaacttttattATTGTGGTCTCTGTCTTTTCTGAACTGATTATTTTGTGTTCCATGATGTACTCTAAGGCTAAGATAAGAaacttgtacagtaactcctcgcttaacattatAGTTACgttcttgaaaaatgcaactttaagccaAACGATGTTAAgataatccaatttccccataagaattaatgtaaattggggggggggggggggttaggttccagggaaaaattttagccagacaaaagacattatatacatatacagtataaattttaaacaaacaatttaatgctGTACTCAGCAacgatgattgtgaagcttggttgaggtggtggagtcagagggtgaaagAGGGTATATTAATAGGGAATATCCccacaatgctatttttaaagaTCCACAGTCAAGAAGGGGTGTGGaatggtggttagagcagggacctGGGAGTCTGAACTTGTGGGTTTTAGTCCCTGCTCTGCTGTTGACTTTCTGTATAACTTTTGACTTGTTACTTAATCTCTGCGactctatttaaaatgtaaaactcCAGGTAAAATGGGAATGGTAGGTAAGAGATGGCATACTTATCTCTAAGGCATTTTGATATCCTCTCATGCAAGGATCTACAGAAGATTAAAGGGGCAACTGTTTATGTTTATGTCATATATACAGCTGCATTTGCTTTCTTGTTGTAGCACCAGCTATGTCAACATAGCTCTGGGAACTGAGATTAATCAATTATGCTATTAAGCAAATAGGGAATTAGAACACAACATGGTTGCATTGTGTATCCTAATCAACATGTTGTGGGGGGAGGCGGTATCAAAGTTTGTCAATCAGTTTAATTATTGTGTTTGCAGGTTTCTAAATAGATATGACACATagcagagagagaaataaaaactaaaaaagtTCTTGatacatcatttaaaaataagcttGCAGGTATAAAATTAACATAGACACGGGTTCTGGCTTCAGTTTCAGGCTGGTAATGGCACTGGCATATGGATGATGGAAGTGGGTTTGGTAGACcctctcttttatttttattttttttaattaagaaatctTTTCTTCTAACTGCATATTAGCTATATAAAATGCTTCCGTAGTGTGCTGATCATTCAAGGTACTGAGTCATAAATGTGGCAGCTATTTGAAATAACACTGTGAAAATAGATAGTTATAAAtctcaatttattattttttctttaaggaCTACTACACCAGGAGAGACTAAACTTTTAGCCTCTGAAATCTATGACATCCTTCAAGCTTCCAACATGTCAGACATGGACGGTGTGAATGAAATGAATTCTTGCCGGCGGAAAGCTCAGTTTTTCCTGGGCAGTACAAATAAACGTGCTAAAACAGTGGTTTTACATATAGATGGCCTTGATGATTCAGTAAGTAAATCTTAAGTACTTATGATCATTAGGAATCAGACTGGAAATGATAGGGAAATACTGTGATAATGTGCATGCATGTTATATTCAAACATACTTTGTACCAAAAAAGAAGGGCATTCAAGGAATGCTTGTGTTACTTTCATGTATGCCAGCAACTCCTGTGAATCATATTTTGAAATACTGATATATAATTTAAATTCACCCAAGAGGCTTAATACAAGAAATATTTATGGCTAGTTGCTTTGtaactttgtatttttaaataattccatTTCCATCTTTGCCAATTTTGTTTCCTGTTTCCATCACCTTTAGAATAAATGAGGTACTGCCTTTTATCAATCTTGATTCATGATACTTCTCCGTGGTCAGAGCATTGGAATCAAAACCATTCCTTATTTTTCACAATTGCCTGTACAGCACGAGAGAGTCTAGACACTGACTAATCTTCTATTATAACTAATGTAAGGAACGTTGAATTTTGTTAGCTCCCTTTTGCTACATCTTTTTGTAGTCCGTGAGATGTTTTCTACTATAGTGACCAGACTGGCACTTGAGATAGTGAGATCTCACTGCGTCTTTATGTATTGTCAAAATAACTTCTACAGATTTATCCACTATACCCCTGTGTACAACACCCCAGGGCTATGTTTGCCTTTTTACGGCTGCCAAACAGCATGTAGATCGTTTAAGCATGTTCTTCACAAGTGCCCTCAGGTCTCTGTATCTTCAGCTTTGTACCCATTTTAAATGATCAAACCTGATCCTTTGTTTTGTTACTTTACATTTTGCCAAGTAAGCATGTCTGGGAACCTAGTTTATCAACAGCATTCCCTCCTCATATTTTCTTGTGAGTACATTTAGCTCctttttaaattagattgtaCACCAAGTCATTTACATGGGTAGTAAAGAAATTAATACTTACCTTGGAACCCTTCACTTGTTCGTGATATAGACAGGCAAAACTTTATCAGCACCACTTGCTTTAATATCTtcaaaccagtttttaatccattccaATAGTGTGCTCCTATGAAGTTTACTAACATTGTAGATCATTTGTGCATCAGAGTCTCTAAAGCTTCTCTAAAACCCAGATAAACTCTATCCACTTCTCCTTTGTCTGCCAATTCAAGTACATGCAATCCTGTAAATGGACTGAGGTCAGCAGGTCTGAAGACCATTTATTTGTGTTCCCTGACAAATGGAGCTAATGCAGCGCTTTGCCGCAATACTTAAAAAAGTGAAATTGCAAAGATATTCATTGCTATCCTAGTAAAAAGTGTATAACAAAGTATTTAGATGTTTGACTCCAGAGAGCAGAACTTCAGGCTTCTCCGGTTGCCTGGAGTACACCAGCGTGTTTTCTCAGCTCATTATTAAAGGAAAAGAAGACTCTAGCTGTGTGCTGGCTGGATTAGCTAATGTACATAGTTCTGAGTTTTATGAGACTATCAAAGAAACCCTAGTGATATTCTAGGTGCCTGGTATAACACAGCAGCAGTAAAACATCCCTACAAAGCAGTTTTAAGTGTTAGAATAAGTTGGGAACTATAAAATGGCACAGAGGATGTGAACAATAACAATAACTTAGCTTTATATAGCACTTACCTCAGACCTAATCTTCTTTAAGTGTGTAACTTCATGTATGTGTATGCATATGCATGGCTGGCCTTAGCATTTTTTTCCAGGCCTGTGAAACATTCTTGCTGTCAAATAACTAACTTCATCCCTGCCaaaattaaagcaaacaaaacaacttCTGTCTCCAATgcttcttccctgcccccataaTTGATTCTTGATCCATCACCTACCTCTGTGTAGTCACGTGAATAAATAGCAgggtctgtttttctttttaaacttaagCACTATCTAATCTATCAAACACATCTGCAGGAATTCAAAGTTTTGAATAGACTTTTCTGATTTTTTGGGGGGCCTGCGAATTCATATGTCAGAGTTGACCTACTTAAGGCTCTTTAGCAGTTCATGTTCTGTAGGAGTAATTGGAAATCCTGTAAATCTTTCTTGACTTGTTGGAGACCTCAGGTAGTTCTTGATCAGTTCATTCAAAATAAAGCTATAGTCTATAGAGTTTGATAATGATCTcagtcaaaaaacaaaaagagtaaTACAACAGAAGTCTGTTGATTGATCTACTGCAGTCTAATCTTCCCAGTAAGATTTCATAGTGGTAACAAATGGGTAGTCCGTATAATTTTAGCCAGAGTTGGCAGGATTTTTTGTCAGCTCCAAATAATcagaatattttattaatttttaagaacACTACACTAGAGGCAACCTTAGCACTTTTGGGGCCAGTTTTTGTtatccctcccactcccccaccaaCTGTAAATGACTTGTCTACAATAATTACTTCACAGTACACAGAGTTGGCCTGATGGTTTTGGGAACAGTTGGCAAGATGAGTCTTTGATATGCATCTCAGACTTAACTGATTCATTATGTAAAACATGGATACCTGACTTACCTTTAGGTTTTGTTTTCCCCAACCCTAGGTTCCATGCTGTGGTAGAAGGATTGCCCAGCTGGGATTTGTTCATAGTTGTCAATGCAAAGGACAGCTGTCCAAATAGCTGGAGGTTGCCAAGTCTCCAGCTAGTGAAGGGATTTGTACACACTCTGGTGAGGCTTAGCATTCATGTAGTGTTTTACAACTTAAAGTAGTAAAGTATCTGTGGAATAGGTATTACCCCATttagggaaacaggcacagattATATGATTTGACCAAGCTCTCAGAAGGGGAGACTGTGTCAGTTGATATATGTATCCATGCAGTCATCCCTTTTTTAGTCTACTAAACCATGTTGCCTCTCACCCTCTTGTGCCTTCCTTCCTTGTGgccagaggtggttttatttgtCTTTCACTTGTACAATGCcgttttccctctctctctcacacacacactgttttgtGTAAAGATATTTAGCCCAGGCCTACTATATTACTATAATTCTAATTATTAATGTTCTTTAATATAGTCAAAAATGTTCTGACATTCATATGTGCATGGAAGTAAGCTGAGTTTTGCCTCTGTAtagtctagcccaggggtggccaacctgagcgtgagaaggagccagaatttaccaatttacattgccaaagagtcacagtaatatgtcagcagccccccattagctctcccagcacctcccacccaccggcagtccTGCTGTtaagcgcctccccctccctccccgcacctcccaatcagctgtttcatggcatgcaggagaattcgggggggggggggcagaggggggagggagaagagaagggggggagaggagcgagggcacagcaggctcgggagggggcggggaaggggtggagtgggggcagggcctgtggcagagccaggggttgagcagtgagcaccccccggcacattggaaagttggcgcctgtagttccagccctggagtcggtgcctatacaaggagccgcatattaacttctgaagagccacatgtggctccggagctacaggttggccaccccagtCTAGCCGAAGCAGTTTGTTAGCAGATCGATGAAATGAATATGCTTCTTCCTATATTGAAACTACTATTGTCTAAGTATTGAGCAGTAATTACTgtataataatattaatatgcttatatagtgcctttctttcaaagatctcacagcacttttcaattaaaattaaatactaAGGTATATAGAAATCTGATTTTGAACCTAACACTTGAGTCTATAAGACtgtcaaggtgtgtgtgtgtatatatatatatatatataatatataatacacacacacacacacatatatatatattatatggtAATCCACTACAATGTAGCTTGTTCGTGGTAGCAGTCTCCCAATAGATATTTTACTCTCTTTGTAATGACCATCTTGTTGTCTAAATATTGAGAAATAAAACATGTTAAGGTAATGTAGAATAGATGCAACCGGTATAGGTCAATGTAATGTTATTGCACAGTAGGCATTGTCACTTGCTTTAAACATaacattctgtttttttttttttaagcaaacattTTTTCCCTTGAAATCAGAGTTAAGATTATGCTGTGCTTTGATGTCCATGAGCTGCCACAGATGAGGTAGCTGAAGGATACAACAGCTGCTTTGATGCATTCAGTCAGTATGGATACAAGGTGTCTGATAAATAGCAACTTAAACACTAACTACACATCAATGAGCACTCCACTCAATCCGGACTTAACCTCAGGGGACTGTTTAGCTGATCATACGGAGAAAAACATTCTTTGCTTTTCAGCACTTTTTCCTGATTATTTACAGTTGATTCTATCCTTGTTTGACTTTTAAAATGTAAGCAAAAATGTTGTAAATTTTGTTATGACAAGATTTGTAGCAATATTAAATGTCAGTATatgtgtattaaaaataattgtaacctgcactattttttttcttttgcaaaattACCTTATTTACCAGCTGTCTTAAAAGATGCAGGAGTTTGTCATAACATCCATGGTTAATATTTTTATATGGCCTTTGCATGTTAAtactttactttattttttttagtctcGAAGGAATCTTTGTGAAGAAGCCTTGCTGAAAATTAAAGGAGTTATtagctttacatttcaaatggcgGTTCAAAGATGTGTGGTCCGAATTCGCTCAGACTTAAAAGCAGAAGTAAGTACTTACAACTGTGCTTGCTTTAAGGCCTATGCATCTGTTGCAGTTCTATAACACTAAAAGTCTGCCTTTATTTTCCTTGTATTTTCTCCCTCTTGTAGGCTTTGGCAACAGCAATAGCATCAACCAAAGTTATGAAAGCACAGCAAGTGGTGAAAAGTGAAAGTGGAGAGGAGGTGAGATACAGTTCATTCTAAATAGAGGTGGATCTGGCTTGGATCTTTGATACCTGTACTACTATGCCCATCATTTCTGTCCCTAAGGAACAGTACATTGTTGTACTTCTCAGAGATTCATACACAACATAAAGAGGTTAAAATGTATCCTGCCCAAAGATGTGCATCCATATAATAGTATTGCTAGAAATTACTGTTGAACTGTTAGCAAGAGATGTAACCGTACAGGACAGCCATCTCTTTCTGACACTAGAATCTCCTGACCTGGAGAGATGAGTCTGGAAACTGAGATTTGCCTTCTTGACAGAAACCAATGATGTGGTTTTATTTCACAGCTGTAGAGAGAGATGGTCTTTTTGGTTGTATGTTTTTACCTTAAACCTGTACTTTTCTTGCATATGGTCTAAATAAAATGATTGACAATACCTAATATCTACCATGGCAGTTATTTAAGGAGTGACTCTGAGAGGTGTTCATTGCCTCTCAGGATGAGGCccttatcttttttttaattcattttgatTCACAACTTTGACATTTTCTTGAACTCTTCTATTCAATCAGGTGCTGGTTCCATTCCAAGATACTCCTGTAGAAGTAGAGCAAAATACAGATCTACCTGACTATTTGCCAGAGGATGAAAGCCCTACAAAGGAACAAGACAAAGCAGTATCCCGGGTTGGGTCACACCCAGAAGGTGCAGCCAGCTGGCTCAGCACAGCAGCCAACTTTCTGTCCAGGTCTTTCTACTGGTGACTTGCGTTTGGGGTTAAAGGACTGCATGAACAACCGACAGGGTGGCCAGTTTTCCATTGGTGTGGTGAACTGCCAAGTGCAATTTGCAATAAATTATCACGAAAAGATTTTAGATTACACAAATGTATGctgcattttacattttattgGCCATTTAGCCTGTTAGGCGGGTCAAAGGACAGAGGCCTCAGATCAAGtcgcttttgtttgttttcatgtaCATTTTATTGTCTCCTTTTTTAAATGGGtccattattaaaaaacaaacatttatgcTTATGGAGCTTTAAGTTTGACTTCACACGAAGCAAGCGATAGGGAGAACCCATTCAACTCAAGTCTCAGGACCTCTGAAAGGAAATTCTTATTACTACTAGTTGTGCATGAatcaaaatgccttttttgttttgccttatttcagatttatttcttttggttttctaGACATTGACTCCAGATGAAAATATACCCTGCCTTtgttttgccttttatttttgcCAACCATGTTCAGAACCAACATTTCATATTAATTTtctgtattaaaataaaattgctaCACACTTGAACTATATAACCCCTTAtgttttctgaaatatttttcagCCCTTAAACCACTGGTGAGCTATGAGATATAAGGGATTAAATGAGCAGAAAGACATATGTATGCATATGTTATACAGTAAATAAACTGCTGTAGGAAAATCATTTCAATGATGGGTGTGAGTGACTTTGTGTATATAGTACCAGATGCTACAGACTGCCATTTAGGCTGGTTAAGAAGATCATAGTCCAACAGCTGTGATCTGCTCAGGTGATGGTTTAT
Above is a genomic segment from Emys orbicularis isolate rEmyOrb1 chromosome 2, rEmyOrb1.hap1, whole genome shotgun sequence containing:
- the ARMC1 gene encoding armadillo repeat-containing protein 1, with translation MNSTMSEEPDALAVVNQLRDLAADPLNRRAIVQDQGCLPGLILFMDHPSPPVVHSALLALRYLAECRANREKMKSELGMMLSLQTVIQRTTTPGETKLLASEIYDILQASNMSDMDGVNEMNSCRRKAQFFLGSTNKRAKTVVLHIDGLDDSSRRNLCEEALLKIKGVISFTFQMAVQRCVVRIRSDLKAEALATAIASTKVMKAQQVVKSESGEEVLVPFQDTPVEVEQNTDLPDYLPEDESPTKEQDKAVSRVGSHPEGAASWLSTAANFLSRSFYW